A genomic region of Bacteroidales bacterium contains the following coding sequences:
- a CDS encoding response regulator transcription factor, translating into MISLLIKDEYPIIAESLKALFNTTKDILVETTLSSLPNFDANGRIIQPNIILFVAHLGSAEEAISIKRFNRNFERAKILVLSLSTEESFVLQVIKAGAKGILTQNTNANELIEAVYTLRSGYDYYGKSVTQILLNSYIKKANENKDEAFSKPMKALSEREIDVLKLFAESFTNQEIADKLFISIRTVESHKNNIMRKINLRTTVDLVKFAIRNNLIQV; encoded by the coding sequence ATGATTAGCCTTTTAATAAAAGACGAATATCCTATAATTGCAGAAAGCTTAAAAGCACTCTTTAATACTACAAAAGACATTTTGGTTGAAACCACTTTGTCATCACTTCCAAACTTTGATGCAAACGGAAGGATAATTCAACCTAATATTATTTTATTTGTTGCTCATTTGGGAAGTGCTGAAGAAGCAATTAGTATTAAGCGTTTTAATCGCAATTTTGAACGAGCAAAAATTTTGGTGTTGAGTTTATCTACGGAGGAATCATTTGTCTTGCAGGTAATAAAAGCAGGAGCTAAAGGTATTTTAACACAAAATACTAATGCGAATGAATTAATAGAAGCTGTTTATACTCTAAGAAGCGGATACGATTATTATGGCAAATCCGTTACACAAATTCTTTTGAACTCGTACATTAAAAAGGCAAATGAGAATAAAGACGAAGCTTTTAGTAAACCGATGAAAGCTCTGTCGGAAAGAGAAATTGATGTGTTAAAACTTTTTGCAGAAAGTTTTACAAATCAAGAAATTGCAGATAAACTATTTATTAGTATACGTACTGTCGAAAGTCATAAAAACAATATTATGCGAAAAATAAATCTGCGTACCACAGTTGATTTAGTCAAGTTTGCAATTAGAAATAATTTAATACAGGTATAA
- a CDS encoding CYTH domain-containing protein — protein sequence MLIEIERKFLVKGDFIGQAKESLDIIQGYLSLDKARTVRVRIQNEKAFLTIKGKTNASGLSRFEWEKEIDTKEAKELLKLAIGSSIEKIRYRIPIGNHIFEVDVFSGENKGLILAEVELQSESEAFEKPKWLGKEVSGDPRYYNANLVLNPFIKWDRA from the coding sequence GTGCTAATAGAAATAGAACGTAAATTTTTAGTTAAAGGTGATTTTATTGGTCAAGCCAAAGAAAGTCTTGATATTATTCAGGGCTATTTATCTTTAGATAAGGCGAGAACGGTTCGTGTTCGTATTCAGAATGAAAAAGCCTTTTTAACCATTAAAGGCAAGACAAATGCGAGTGGATTATCGCGCTTTGAATGGGAAAAAGAAATTGACACAAAAGAAGCGAAGGAACTTTTAAAACTGGCCATTGGAAGTTCAATTGAGAAAATACGTTATCGTATTCCTATTGGAAATCATATTTTTGAAGTAGATGTATTTTCTGGTGAAAACAAGGGACTTATCCTCGCAGAAGTCGAATTACAATCCGAATCAGAAGCTTTTGAAAAACCAAAATGGCTGGGCAAAGAAGTAAGCGGAGATCCTCGTTATTACAATGCCAATTTGGTTTTGAATCCTTTTATCAAATGGGATAGAGCTTGA
- a CDS encoding pyruvate, phosphate dikinase, translating into MAKHYHQQNELQSIPKEEYLNVLACLNEMTALLKERKSTDLLLQQIANALPNYFQYPIFTIVHIHFDGQDYYSGTPKPAKSHLKERFRTVQRKIGFVDVQYIENFGEAAYGPFLNSENLLLEKTVSRLEGYLNSLEARDKNEMEGDYVSIPPKSYFPDQSIANKQLLQRYLNRSNYARDIYHDLMPFKVKEILLIANLYDAYSIEKEGRFSEQVLGKYYQLNLTSVPRITGVSSIEEALDVLSVKHYDLVIIMMGIDRQMPDNYSKRIKNEYPYVPIFLLLNNNRDIAEYSTREHEHINKVFIWNGKSSVFFTMIKHLEDKINIENDTTKGLVRVILVVEDDPKFYSLYLPMLYNIVMDQTRRIIDDVSTDELYKVLRLRARAKIILTKSYEEAIEIFNKYKEFFLCLITDVKFYKNGKLNSEAGFSLVNHIRQQIKDLPIIIQSSEENNRIKAEALKTSFINKNSPNLFQEFKQFIMKYLGFGNFFYKDKDGNQIAIAHTLKEFQEQLFLIPDESLIYHASKNHFSLWLKARGEIQVARIINPAKVADFKDGESLRNYLIETISKFRNEQKKGKLIPFEEDNEILDSSNIVILADGMLGGKGRGLSFFNSLLYNFDFTKILPDIHILIPTTLIIGTEEYDQFLDNNQLREKMKNTNSYNQIKVLFIKSLISKELITKLFRVVSLATKPLAIRSSGLLEDSLSQPFAGIFDTYILPNDHPDIQVRLKQLTDAIKLVYASIYSDTSISYVEAINYKIEEEKMAIIIQEVVGNQYNNVFYPHISGVAQSYNYYPIGHMKPEEGFANIALGLGKYVVEGEKSYRFSPKYPTLENFSSKSLLKNSQVHFYAVQMGNKNLDLLKGEDAGLVKMDIIEAESHGTLKHCASVYDVNNDQLLSGSHHKGPKILNFANILKHNYIPLASSLKIVLEVVKEAMGAPVEIEFAVNLEKDELGKSKLYILQIKPLIGNAEDYSIDMENVDKDSLLLYTEHGMGNGKVEDIYDLIYADINTFDKSKTNDMVREISTLNQKMREEGREYVLIGPGRWGTRDPWIGIPVSWPQISMAKIIVETSLDTFPLDASSGSHFFHNVTAADVGYFSVQAGEKTGNINWEKLEAIKPIEQTTYFKHLRFKKSLCIKMDGKKRIAIIDWKTKK; encoded by the coding sequence ATGGCAAAACATTACCATCAACAAAACGAACTGCAATCAATTCCAAAAGAAGAATACCTAAATGTTTTGGCTTGTTTGAACGAAATGACAGCTTTGTTAAAAGAGCGAAAATCAACTGATTTGCTACTTCAACAGATTGCCAATGCCCTGCCTAATTATTTTCAATATCCAATTTTTACTATTGTTCATATTCATTTTGATGGTCAAGATTATTATTCCGGGACTCCTAAACCTGCAAAAAGTCATTTAAAAGAACGTTTTAGAACCGTACAAAGAAAGATTGGTTTTGTTGATGTTCAATACATCGAAAATTTTGGAGAAGCTGCATACGGACCATTTTTAAATAGTGAAAACTTACTCTTAGAAAAAACTGTATCTCGTTTAGAAGGATATCTTAACAGCTTGGAAGCTCGAGATAAAAATGAAATGGAAGGCGATTATGTTAGCATTCCGCCAAAATCTTATTTCCCCGATCAAAGTATTGCAAACAAACAATTACTTCAGCGTTATTTAAACCGAAGCAACTATGCACGCGATATTTACCACGATTTAATGCCATTTAAAGTAAAAGAAATTTTACTTATCGCTAATCTTTACGATGCCTATAGCATAGAAAAAGAGGGACGATTCTCCGAACAAGTTTTGGGAAAATATTATCAACTTAATTTAACTTCAGTACCTCGAATTACAGGAGTATCTTCAATTGAAGAAGCTCTAGATGTATTGAGTGTTAAGCATTACGATTTAGTAATTATTATGATGGGTATAGATAGGCAAATGCCCGATAATTACAGTAAACGTATAAAAAACGAATACCCTTATGTTCCCATCTTTTTACTCTTGAATAACAATCGTGATATTGCAGAATATAGTACACGTGAACATGAACATATAAATAAAGTATTTATCTGGAATGGTAAATCATCGGTGTTTTTCACTATGATTAAACATTTGGAAGATAAGATTAATATTGAAAATGACACCACTAAAGGTTTAGTTCGGGTTATTTTAGTTGTTGAAGACGACCCTAAGTTTTATTCTCTTTATCTGCCCATGCTTTATAATATTGTAATGGATCAAACAAGACGTATTATTGATGATGTTAGCACAGATGAATTGTATAAAGTCCTTCGACTACGCGCCAGAGCAAAGATTATCCTCACTAAATCTTATGAAGAAGCAATTGAAATATTTAACAAATACAAAGAATTTTTCCTCTGCCTTATTACCGATGTTAAGTTTTATAAAAACGGCAAACTAAATAGTGAAGCAGGATTTAGTCTTGTAAATCACATTCGACAGCAAATTAAAGATTTACCCATTATTATTCAATCATCAGAAGAAAATAACAGAATAAAAGCAGAGGCTTTAAAAACATCTTTTATAAATAAAAATTCGCCCAATTTATTTCAGGAATTCAAACAATTTATAATGAAATATCTGGGATTTGGTAACTTTTTTTATAAAGATAAGGATGGGAATCAGATAGCCATTGCTCATACATTAAAAGAGTTTCAAGAGCAGTTATTTTTAATTCCGGATGAGTCATTAATTTATCATGCCAGCAAAAATCATTTTTCACTTTGGCTCAAAGCTAGAGGCGAAATACAAGTTGCCCGAATAATTAACCCTGCTAAAGTTGCCGATTTTAAAGACGGAGAGAGTCTGCGTAACTACTTAATAGAAACCATTTCTAAATTTAGAAACGAACAAAAAAAAGGAAAACTAATACCATTTGAAGAAGATAATGAAATACTTGATTCTTCGAATATTGTTATCCTTGCCGATGGAATGTTAGGTGGAAAAGGACGCGGCTTGTCTTTTTTCAACAGTCTATTATATAATTTCGATTTCACAAAAATTTTACCTGATATCCATATTTTAATCCCCACTACCTTAATTATTGGAACTGAAGAATACGATCAGTTTTTGGATAATAATCAGTTGAGGGAAAAAATGAAGAACACAAATTCTTATAATCAAATTAAAGTTCTGTTTATAAAAAGTTTAATAAGTAAGGAATTAATTACAAAATTATTCCGCGTAGTATCACTCGCAACAAAACCCTTAGCTATTCGTTCTTCAGGTTTGTTAGAAGACAGCTTGTCTCAGCCTTTTGCAGGTATTTTTGATACCTATATCTTACCTAATGATCATCCTGATATTCAGGTACGACTAAAGCAATTGACAGACGCTATAAAACTGGTTTATGCTTCTATTTATTCCGACACTTCAATTTCATATGTAGAAGCCATTAATTATAAAATTGAAGAGGAGAAAATGGCAATCATAATTCAAGAAGTTGTTGGAAATCAATATAATAATGTATTTTATCCTCATATTAGCGGTGTTGCTCAATCATATAATTATTATCCTATTGGACATATGAAGCCGGAAGAAGGCTTTGCAAATATTGCATTAGGGCTAGGGAAATATGTTGTTGAAGGAGAAAAATCATACCGATTCTCTCCTAAATACCCTACACTTGAAAATTTCTCGAGTAAATCTTTACTTAAAAATTCTCAAGTTCATTTTTATGCCGTGCAAATGGGAAATAAAAACTTAGATTTACTTAAAGGAGAAGATGCGGGATTAGTTAAAATGGATATAATTGAAGCTGAAAGCCACGGCACTCTGAAACATTGCGCTTCCGTTTATGATGTAAATAACGATCAACTACTTAGCGGAAGTCATCATAAAGGTCCGAAAATTTTAAATTTTGCCAATATTTTAAAACATAATTATATCCCTTTGGCTAGCTCTCTCAAAATTGTTTTGGAAGTTGTAAAAGAAGCCATGGGAGCACCGGTCGAAATAGAATTTGCTGTTAATCTGGAAAAAGATGAATTGGGCAAAAGCAAGCTTTATATTCTTCAAATTAAACCACTTATTGGTAATGCTGAAGATTATAGCATAGATATGGAAAATGTCGATAAAGACAGTCTGCTACTTTATACCGAGCACGGAATGGGAAATGGTAAAGTAGAAGATATTTACGATTTAATTTATGCTGATATCAATACTTTTGATAAGAGTAAGACCAATGATATGGTTCGCGAAATCAGCACCCTAAATCAAAAAATGAGAGAAGAAGGACGAGAATATGTTCTTATTGGACCAGGAAGATGGGGTACTCGCGATCCGTGGATAGGAATCCCCGTTTCCTGGCCACAAATATCAATGGCTAAAATAATTGTTGAAACAAGTTTGGATACATTTCCTCTTGATGCCAGCTCAGGCTCACATTTCTTTCATAATGTAACAGCTGCTGATGTTGGATATTTCTCAGTACAAGCAGGTGAAAAAACAGGAAATATAAACTGGGAGAAACTCGAAGCTATTAAGCCTATTGAACAAACAACTTATTTTAAACACTTACGTTTTAAAAAATCACTCTGTATAAAAATGGACGGTAAAAAGCGTATCGCAATAATTGATTGGAAAACAAAAAAATAA
- the aspS gene encoding aspartate--tRNA ligase yields the protein MLRTHKCGELRISDIDKNVKLSGWVQRSRDLGGMTFIDLRDRYGITQLVFNMETHAALCEQARKLGREYVIQVEGLVAERSNKNAKMPTGDIEIIVEKIAVLNKSKLPPFTIEDDTDGGEEIRMKYRYLDLRRNPLRKAIELRHKMAITTRNYLDAQGFLEIETPYLIKSTPEGARDFIVPSRMNSNEFYALPQSPQTFKQLLMVGGYDRYYQIVRCFRDEDLRADRQPEFTQIDCEMAFVDREDILNTFEGLTRHLFKEVKGLDVGEFPRMEYSDAMKYYGSDKPDIRFEMRFVELNELTQNKGFAIFDQAELIVGINANGLAGYSRKQLDKLTDFVRRPQIGAKGLVYIKYNTDGSFKSSVDKFYSTEDMQAIADRFDAKPGDLMLILSGDTDAVRKQLGELRLEMGNRLELRKPNEFAPLWVVDFPLLEWDEDSERFHAMHHPFTSPKQEDIALLETDPGKVRANAYDLVINGTEIGGGSIRIHNRELQKLMFKHLGFTDEEAQAQFGFLMDAFEYGAPPHGGVAFGFDRITALFGGSDSIRDYIAFPKNNSGRDMMIDSPSPVAQEQLDELMLNIVKVKK from the coding sequence ATGTTACGCACACATAAATGTGGAGAATTAAGAATTTCAGATATAGATAAGAATGTTAAACTGAGTGGTTGGGTACAACGCTCGCGAGATTTAGGAGGAATGACTTTTATAGATTTGCGCGATCGTTATGGTATTACTCAGTTAGTTTTTAATATGGAAACTCATGCTGCATTATGCGAACAAGCAAGGAAACTTGGTCGTGAATACGTAATTCAAGTAGAAGGATTAGTAGCAGAAAGAAGTAATAAAAATGCCAAAATGCCTACCGGCGATATTGAGATAATTGTAGAAAAAATTGCGGTATTGAATAAATCTAAATTGCCTCCATTTACTATTGAAGATGATACCGACGGGGGAGAAGAAATACGAATGAAATATCGCTATTTGGATTTACGCAGAAATCCTTTGCGTAAAGCTATAGAGTTACGTCATAAAATGGCTATCACTACTCGTAACTATCTCGATGCACAAGGTTTCTTAGAAATAGAAACGCCATATCTTATTAAATCTACTCCTGAGGGAGCGCGCGATTTTATTGTGCCTTCGCGTATGAATTCCAACGAATTTTATGCTTTGCCTCAGTCGCCGCAAACATTTAAGCAACTCTTAATGGTAGGCGGTTACGATCGTTATTATCAAATAGTAAGATGCTTCCGCGATGAGGATTTACGTGCTGACCGTCAGCCTGAATTTACACAAATTGATTGTGAGATGGCTTTTGTCGATAGGGAAGATATTCTAAATACTTTCGAGGGATTGACACGTCATCTTTTTAAAGAAGTTAAAGGTTTGGATGTTGGTGAATTTCCACGTATGGAATATAGCGATGCTATGAAATATTACGGTTCTGATAAACCCGACATTCGTTTTGAAATGCGTTTTGTAGAACTTAATGAGCTAACACAGAATAAAGGATTCGCTATTTTTGATCAAGCAGAATTGATAGTTGGTATTAACGCTAACGGTTTGGCAGGATACTCCAGAAAGCAATTAGATAAACTAACCGACTTTGTAAGAAGACCACAAATTGGAGCTAAAGGCTTGGTTTACATAAAATATAATACCGATGGTAGTTTTAAATCATCGGTAGATAAATTTTATAGTACAGAAGATATGCAAGCAATAGCCGATCGTTTTGATGCTAAACCCGGCGATTTAATGTTAATTCTTTCAGGTGATACTGATGCTGTTCGCAAACAATTGGGTGAATTACGTTTAGAAATGGGTAATCGTTTGGAATTGCGTAAGCCAAATGAGTTTGCTCCTCTTTGGGTAGTTGATTTTCCACTTTTGGAGTGGGATGAAGATAGTGAACGTTTTCATGCTATGCACCATCCATTTACAAGTCCAAAACAAGAGGATATAGCTTTATTGGAAACCGATCCCGGAAAAGTAAGAGCAAATGCTTACGATTTAGTTATTAACGGAACGGAAATTGGTGGTGGATCTATTCGTATTCACAATCGCGAATTGCAAAAGCTGATGTTCAAACATCTTGGTTTTACGGATGAAGAAGCACAAGCGCAGTTCGGGTTCTTGATGGATGCCTTTGAGTATGGCGCTCCTCCTCATGGTGGCGTTGCATTTGGTTTTGATAGAATTACAGCTTTGTTTGGCGGTTCCGATTCTATCCGCGATTATATTGCTTTTCCGAAAAATAATTCCGGTCGTGATATGATGATAGATTCACCTTCGCCCGTTGCACAAGAGCAGTTGGATGAGTTGATGCTGAATATTGTTAAAGTTAAAAAGTAA